From Roseateles sp. SL47:
CGGCGTGATGGGGCGCATCTTCAGCCGCTCACGCGCCACCTGCTCCACCCGGAGATTGGTGGCCTGGGCCTGACGGTCGGCCAGCAGCTTCTGATAATCCGCATCCAGCCGGCGGGCTTCGGTTTGCGACCGGTCCAGCTCGGTGAACAGACGGCGCGCTTCATAGGCGCTGCGCACCATGTAGATGCCGGACGCCAGCACAGCCGCCATCAGGATCAGGTTCAGACGCGTCATCAGCGCCGCCCTCCCCGCCGCTGCTTGCCGGTGGATTCAGGGGCCGGTGGCGGCAGCGGGGCATCGGTACGTTCCGCCACCCGCAAAATGGCCGAGCGTGAACGCGGATTGGCCCGCACCTCACCCTCCGAGGGCTTGATGCGGGCAATGGCCGTCAGCGCCAGCGGCTTGGGGGCCGCAAACGGCGCACGGCGATCGACTTCATCCTTGCTGTGGGCGGTGATGAAGTTCTTGACGATGCGGTCTTCCAGCGAATGGAAGCTGATGATAGCCAGCCGCCCCCCCGGCACCAGCCGGGCCAGTGCGGCATTCAACCCCTGCTGCAGCTCCTCAAGCTCGGCGTTGACGAATATCCGTAAAGCCTGAAATGTGCGCGTTGCAGGATCCTGGCCCGGTTCGCGGGTTTTGACCGCACCAGCCACGACTTGGGAAAGCTCGGCGGTGCTTCGTACAGCACGCCCGCTTTCCCGGCGA
This genomic window contains:
- the ftsL gene encoding cell division protein FtsL, with translation MTRLNLILMAAVLASGIYMVRSAYEARRLFTELDRSQTEARRLDADYQKLLADRQAQATNLRVEQVARERLKMRPITPAITFNPEAPAQGASAPRTAGASP